The sequence TATGTGGGCTTTGCAAACTTCAGGACTCTTTTAAAATGGGTCAGGAGTATGGGAATAAAGATCGGTTTCTGGAGCTATGAAGCGGATGAACTAAGATACCTCCCTTTGCTGATTGATTTAGGAGATTATTTCATCTCCAACAATCCAGTAGAAGTTAGAACCCTTTTAGCTCGTCTGAAGAAAAGTTTTTAACTCCTGTTAGATTACCTCCGGTTTGGCGATAAGACATGTCCCACTGGGAAACCGAGAAAATATTGGTTATTGGGCATAGGGGAGGAATAGGTAAGTACCCAGAAAACAGCCTACTTGCGTTTGTTGAAGCAATAAAAGCTGGAGCTGATGGAGTAGAACTCGATGTTTGGTTAACCAAAGACGGCAGAGTTATAGTCATGCATGACGAGAGCATAGATAGAACATCAAATCTAAGGGGGAAGCAGAAGGAAATGACGTTAGATGAGCTCAAGAAGGCAGACCTTGGAATGGGACAAAAAATACCAACTCTTGAGGAAGTTTTTGAAGCTTTGCCAAAAGATTCACTGATTAACGTTGAGATAAAGGATATAGAAGTCGTGGAAAAAGTGCTTGAGATAGTGGATACGTTCAATGCCGTGGAGAGAACCATGATCTCCTCTTTCAACATAGATGCACTGAGGAAAACAAGGGAGGTAAACAGAGATATAGCCTTAGGGCTCCTTGTGGAAGAGGAGAGTGTAGTCCCTCTAATTCCAAAGCTTAAAGATGAGCTTTCCCTTTACTCGGTCAATGTTCCCATAGATGGCATACCCGTAATTGGCTTTGAGAGGTTTAAACAGGCATTAGTATGGGTTAAAAGCTTAGGTCTTAGGATAGCCCTATGGCCTGCAAATGAGAGAATATACTACGAAAACGACAATCTTGCAAAACTTAAGGGACTTTTTGATATCGTAATCACAGACGATCCTGAAAAGATGATAGAGTACCTCAAGAAACTTGGGCTGAGGTAGCGCCAAACTTAAATATATCAAAACTCTATCTCTTTTCTTGGTGGGAAAATGGAGAAGTTCGTTCTTGCGTTAGATGAAGGCACTACTTCGGCAAGGGCTATTGTTTTCGATAGAGAAAGCAACATTCTTGGCGTTGGCCAGTACGAGTTCCCCCAGCACTACCCGAAGCCGGGATGGGTCGAGCACAATCCGGAAGAGATATGGGATGCCCAGCTTAGGGCCATAAAGACCGCCTTGGAGAGGGCAAAAATCGAGCCAAACCAGATAGCGGCAATAGGTGTAACCAATCAGCGCGAAACAACGCTCGTTTGGGATAAAGAAGGAAAGCCTCTCTACAACGCGATAGTCTGGCAGTGCAGGAGAACCGCTGAAATGGTCGAGGAAATCAAGAGGGAGTACGGAGAGATAATAAAAGAAAAGACCGGTCTCGTGCCTGATGCATATTTCTCCGCTTCAAAGCTCAAGTGGCTCCTCGACAACGTTCCAAGTTTGAGAGAGAAAGCCGAGAAGGGTGAGGTTAAGTTCGGAACCGTTGATACTTTTCTCATCTACCGCCTCACAGGTGAGCATGTGACGGATTATTCCAACGCCTCAAGGACGATGCTTTTCAACATCAAAAAGCTCAAATGGGATGAGGAACTCCTTGAGCTCTTTGACATCCCGGAAAGCGTTCTCCCAGAGGTTAGAGAGTCAAGCGAAATTTACGGCTACACTAAAAAAGAACTCTTCGGTGCTGAGATTCCCGTAAGTGGAGATGCCGGAGATCAGCAAGCCGCTTTATTTGGTCAGGCTGCCTTTGAAGCCGGAATGGTCAAGGCAACATATGGAACGGGCAATTTCATACTTGTAAACACTGGAAAAATGCTACTCTACTCGGACAATCTACTCACAACTGTTGCTTGGGGTCTCAATGGAAAGGTGAGCTACGCTCTTGAGGGTAGCATCTTTGTGACGGGAGCAGCGGTACAGTGGCTTAGGGACGGGATAAGGATAATCAACCATGCTTCCGAGACAGAAGAGCTGGCAACGAAGCTTGAGAGCAACGAGGGGGTTTACTTTGTCCCGGCCTTTGTTGGTCTTGGAGCGCCTTATTGGGATCAGTTTGCAAGGGGTGTAATAATAGGCATAACTCGTGGTACCGGGAGAGAACACTTAGCGAGAGCTACTCTTGAAGCTATTGCTTATCTTACGAGAGACGTTATCGAGGAGATGGAAAAGCTTGTCCAGATTAAAGAGCTTCGTGTTGACGGAGGAGCTACATCCAACAACTTTCTCATGCAGTTCCAAGCAGATATTCTCAATAAAAATGTCATAAGGCCGGTAGTAAAGGAGACCACCGCACTAGGAGCAGCATACCTCGCCGGCTTGGCAGTTGATTATTGGGAAGACCTTGAGGAGATAAAGGAACTCTGGAAGGCTGAAAAAGTCTTTGAGCCAAAGATGGATGAAGAAACAAGGGAAAAACTCTACAGGGGCTGGAAAGAGGCAGTGAAGAGGGCACTTGGA comes from Thermococcus alcaliphilus and encodes:
- a CDS encoding glycerophosphodiester phosphodiesterase family protein; the encoded protein is MSHWETEKILVIGHRGGIGKYPENSLLAFVEAIKAGADGVELDVWLTKDGRVIVMHDESIDRTSNLRGKQKEMTLDELKKADLGMGQKIPTLEEVFEALPKDSLINVEIKDIEVVEKVLEIVDTFNAVERTMISSFNIDALRKTREVNRDIALGLLVEEESVVPLIPKLKDELSLYSVNVPIDGIPVIGFERFKQALVWVKSLGLRIALWPANERIYYENDNLAKLKGLFDIVITDDPEKMIEYLKKLGLR
- the glpK gene encoding glycerol kinase GlpK; translated protein: MEKFVLALDEGTTSARAIVFDRESNILGVGQYEFPQHYPKPGWVEHNPEEIWDAQLRAIKTALERAKIEPNQIAAIGVTNQRETTLVWDKEGKPLYNAIVWQCRRTAEMVEEIKREYGEIIKEKTGLVPDAYFSASKLKWLLDNVPSLREKAEKGEVKFGTVDTFLIYRLTGEHVTDYSNASRTMLFNIKKLKWDEELLELFDIPESVLPEVRESSEIYGYTKKELFGAEIPVSGDAGDQQAALFGQAAFEAGMVKATYGTGNFILVNTGKMLLYSDNLLTTVAWGLNGKVSYALEGSIFVTGAAVQWLRDGIRIINHASETEELATKLESNEGVYFVPAFVGLGAPYWDQFARGVIIGITRGTGREHLARATLEAIAYLTRDVIEEMEKLVQIKELRVDGGATSNNFLMQFQADILNKNVIRPVVKETTALGAAYLAGLAVDYWEDLEEIKELWKAEKVFEPKMDEETREKLYRGWKEAVKRALGWARIVETQ